One genomic segment of Clostridium estertheticum subsp. estertheticum includes these proteins:
- the splB gene encoding spore photoproduct lyase encodes MKLFIPDIAYMDPKLLKYEESKGTIKYLEELKVPIVNSKKVVIDSGSPERNYAAAKKTVLFTTNGQKKLMSCKPSADYQFSLSSSCPANCEYCYLQTTQGEKPFMKIFLNIEEILENIQTYIDANLPSITSFECASITDPIALEHLSGNLKKCIEFFGRSEKGRLRLVTKFDDVDPFLKLKHNKHTKFRFTLNTPYVIDNFEHNTSTFKERIGAVKKIASAGYPIGFIIAPIMIYDNWRSEYKELFKTLKIALADYKEEVSFELIQHRFTKAAKELIVQRFKNTKLDLDEEKRLLKWGPYGKFKYVYKKPDSEDIKNYISEQININFDLAIIEYFT; translated from the coding sequence ATGAAGTTATTTATACCAGATATTGCCTATATGGACCCCAAATTGTTAAAATATGAGGAATCAAAAGGAACAATAAAATATCTAGAAGAATTAAAGGTACCTATAGTTAATTCAAAAAAAGTTGTAATAGACTCTGGGTCTCCCGAGAGAAACTATGCAGCTGCTAAAAAGACTGTTCTTTTTACAACAAATGGTCAAAAAAAATTAATGAGTTGTAAACCCTCCGCAGATTACCAATTTTCACTTTCGAGTTCATGCCCTGCAAATTGTGAATATTGTTATCTGCAAACTACTCAAGGTGAGAAGCCTTTCATGAAAATATTCTTAAATATTGAAGAAATTTTAGAAAATATACAAACGTATATAGATGCTAACTTGCCAAGTATTACTTCTTTTGAATGTGCAAGTATAACTGATCCAATTGCACTTGAGCATCTAAGTGGAAACTTAAAAAAATGCATAGAGTTTTTTGGGAGGAGTGAGAAGGGAAGGCTTAGACTTGTAACAAAGTTTGATGATGTTGATCCATTTTTAAAACTGAAACACAATAAACACACAAAATTTAGATTTACTTTAAACACGCCTTATGTAATAGATAATTTCGAACATAATACTTCGACATTTAAAGAGCGAATAGGAGCAGTTAAAAAAATAGCTTCCGCTGGGTACCCAATAGGATTTATAATTGCACCTATTATGATATATGATAATTGGAGGTCAGAGTATAAGGAACTATTTAAAACGTTAAAAATAGCTCTTGCGGATTACAAAGAGGAAGTAAGTTTTGAACTTATTCAACATAGATTTACAAAGGCTGCAAAGGAACTTATAGTGCAGAGATTTAAAAATACTAAGCTTGATCTGGATGAAGAAAAAAGGTTATTAAAATGGGGACCATATGGAAAATTCAAGTATGTATATAAGAAACCAGATAGTGAGGATATAAAGAATTATATCTCAGAACAGATAAACATTAATTTTGATTTGGCAATAATTGAATATTTCACTTAA
- the aat gene encoding leucyl/phenylalanyl-tRNA--protein transferase, whose translation MTVYRLSNELIFPHPSLSDDDGLLAIDGDLSQERLLLAYSNGIFPWYSDDEPILWWSPDPRFIVYPKDIRISHSMKKILKKNIYKVTFDTHFRDVISNCSNLRREAGTWITNEMIEAYCKLHALGYAHSVETWFNDELVGGLYGISIGKCFFGESMFSTMDNASKVAFITFGRVLENKGFSLIDCQVHTNHLESLGAVYMPREKFLELVKDGISKLPLKLSL comes from the coding sequence ATGACAGTTTATAGATTATCAAATGAATTAATATTCCCTCACCCATCTCTTTCAGATGATGATGGGTTACTCGCCATTGATGGAGATTTATCGCAAGAGAGATTATTACTTGCATATTCTAATGGAATATTCCCCTGGTACTCGGATGATGAACCAATACTTTGGTGGTCACCGGATCCAAGATTTATTGTTTACCCAAAAGATATAAGAATCTCTCACTCTATGAAAAAAATACTTAAAAAGAATATATATAAAGTTACCTTTGATACTCACTTTAGAGATGTTATATCTAATTGTTCAAATCTCAGGCGTGAGGCTGGCACATGGATTACAAATGAAATGATTGAAGCTTACTGCAAACTCCACGCACTTGGCTATGCCCACAGCGTAGAAACTTGGTTCAATGATGAATTAGTTGGTGGACTATATGGCATAAGCATAGGAAAATGTTTTTTTGGTGAATCAATGTTTTCTACTATGGATAATGCATCTAAAGTTGCCTTTATTACATTTGGGAGAGTATTAGAAAACAAGGGATTTTCTTTAATTGATTGTCAGGTTCATACAAATCATCTCGAAAGTTTAGGCGCCGTTTATATGCCTAGAGAAAAGTTTTTAGAACTTGTGAAAGATGGAATATCAAAATTGCCTTTAAAATTATCATTATAA
- a CDS encoding AI-2E family transporter: protein MQSIKQICKKESLMKIMLFLVLVLFAYLIRSIFDLILLTFMITYLVNSMQSLLVCQINKIIKVSPTIITIIIYVFITATIALLAVKYIPLAISESLLILDKMEYINFAKNTKGVMPYLSPIVNQIDIASYAKSGIQSIMLLVTNLGKWSINFFMALLLSLVFILEKKSILNFVHKFRHSRVSGAYNYFSYFGNNFLNSFGKVIQAQIMIAITNTVLSIIGLTIMGFPQLFALAFMIFILSLVPVAGVFISLIPLCLIALKIGGVVKVFFVLIMIFIIHAIESYILNPKFMSDTTHLPIFFTFATLIISEHFMGTWGLLLGIPIVIFLLDLIGVNLSEKSSPKFTDD, encoded by the coding sequence ATGCAATCGATAAAGCAGATATGTAAGAAAGAGTCACTTATGAAAATAATGTTATTTTTAGTATTAGTATTATTCGCGTATTTAATAAGATCCATTTTTGATTTAATTTTATTAACTTTTATGATTACTTATTTAGTGAACAGTATGCAAAGTTTATTAGTTTGCCAAATCAACAAAATTATAAAGGTAAGTCCAACCATTATTACGATAATTATATATGTGTTTATTACAGCAACTATAGCGCTCTTAGCAGTAAAATATATACCATTAGCAATATCTGAAAGTTTACTTATTTTAGACAAGATGGAGTATATTAATTTTGCGAAAAACACAAAAGGTGTTATGCCTTATCTATCACCAATAGTTAATCAGATTGACATAGCAAGTTATGCTAAATCTGGCATTCAAAGTATTATGCTTTTAGTAACAAATTTAGGTAAATGGAGTATTAATTTTTTTATGGCACTCCTATTAAGTCTAGTATTTATATTAGAAAAGAAGAGTATTTTAAACTTTGTCCACAAGTTTAGACATAGTAGAGTATCGGGTGCATATAATTACTTTAGTTATTTTGGAAATAACTTCTTAAATTCTTTTGGTAAAGTAATCCAGGCTCAAATAATGATAGCAATTACAAATACAGTATTATCAATTATAGGACTTACTATAATGGGTTTTCCACAATTATTTGCTCTTGCATTCATGATATTTATTTTAAGTCTTGTACCAGTGGCTGGAGTATTTATTTCTTTAATACCATTATGTTTAATTGCTTTGAAAATAGGTGGGGTAGTTAAAGTATTTTTTGTGCTTATTATGATTTTTATAATTCATGCGATTGAAAGTTATATTTTAAATCCAAAGTTTATGTCTGATACTACACATCTTCCAATATTTTTTACTTTTGCAACATTAATAATATCAGAACATTTTATGGGAACATGGGGTCTTCTACTAGGTATACCAATAGTTATATTCTTATTAGATTTAATAGGAGTGAATCTTAGCGAAAAAAGTAGTCCTAAATTTACAGATGATTAA
- the ruvA gene encoding Holliday junction branch migration protein RuvA, whose amino-acid sequence MFEYIKGIFVGFNKDYIILDNNGMGYRIYTSGSTMAKMPKTNETVLLYIKQIVREDFIGLYGFLTKDEIEMFSLVISINGVGSKAGLSLLSICSVTNLKYAIVSGDEKTLIRAPGIGKKIAQRIILELREKIHLEQSTTQDLSRNSGMNLIEDRKLMEVLGALISLGYSEKESEKAMSAVSHEQSLENIIKDCLKYLMN is encoded by the coding sequence ATGTTCGAATATATAAAAGGCATTTTTGTAGGTTTTAATAAAGACTATATTATACTGGACAATAACGGTATGGGTTATAGAATATATACTTCTGGAAGTACTATGGCTAAGATGCCTAAAACAAATGAAACGGTATTATTATATATAAAACAAATTGTTAGAGAAGATTTTATTGGTTTGTATGGGTTTCTAACAAAAGATGAGATAGAGATGTTTAGCCTTGTAATTAGTATAAACGGAGTTGGGTCAAAAGCTGGTTTATCATTACTTTCTATTTGCAGTGTAACGAATTTAAAATATGCTATTGTATCAGGTGATGAAAAAACTCTAATCCGGGCACCAGGTATAGGCAAAAAAATTGCTCAAAGGATAATTTTGGAACTTAGAGAAAAGATACATCTTGAGCAGTCTACCACTCAAGACCTATCTCGAAATTCAGGAATGAATTTAATAGAGGATAGAAAACTTATGGAGGTTTTGGGTGCTCTTATTTCACTAGGATATTCTGAAAAAGAATCGGAAAAGGCAATGAGTGCTGTAAGTCATGAACAATCACTTGAAAATATAATTAAAGATTGTTTGAAATATTTAATGAACTAA
- the queA gene encoding tRNA preQ1(34) S-adenosylmethionine ribosyltransferase-isomerase QueA codes for MKVKDFYFDLPKELIAQHPLEKRDESRLMVINKTKKEIEHKHFKNIIDYLNPGDCLVLNDTRVLPARLLGFKEGTGGKMEFLLLKRIDINKWETLVKPGKKAKIGATFIFGNGELKATVISDSEGGSRIVEFEYDGIFEEILDKLGEMPLPPYITEKLEDKERYQTVYSREEGSAAAPTAGLHFTKQLLAQIKAKGVEIAFVTLHVGLGTFRPVKAEEVEEHEMHSEHYMLNSETAQLINETKENGGRVIAVGTTSNRTLESIADDNGRVCAKSGWTDIFIYPGYKFKIVDALITNFHLPESTLIMLVSAFADKDLIMGAYEVAVKEKYRFFSFGDAMFLY; via the coding sequence TTGAAAGTAAAGGATTTTTATTTTGATTTACCAAAGGAACTTATAGCGCAACATCCACTTGAAAAAAGGGATGAGTCAAGGCTTATGGTAATCAATAAAACTAAAAAGGAAATAGAACATAAACATTTTAAAAACATAATAGATTATTTGAATCCAGGTGATTGTTTAGTATTGAATGATACTAGAGTATTGCCAGCAAGGCTGCTTGGTTTTAAAGAGGGAACCGGTGGTAAGATGGAATTCTTGCTTCTTAAAAGAATAGATATTAACAAGTGGGAAACTTTAGTTAAGCCTGGCAAAAAAGCAAAGATAGGAGCAACCTTTATTTTTGGTAATGGTGAGCTTAAAGCAACTGTTATTAGTGATTCGGAGGGTGGAAGCAGAATCGTTGAATTTGAATATGATGGAATCTTTGAAGAAATTTTAGATAAACTTGGAGAGATGCCACTTCCTCCTTATATTACTGAAAAATTAGAAGATAAAGAAAGATATCAGACTGTATACTCGAGAGAGGAAGGGTCAGCTGCAGCACCAACTGCTGGACTTCATTTTACAAAGCAGCTACTTGCTCAAATCAAGGCTAAAGGTGTTGAAATCGCTTTTGTAACATTACATGTAGGTCTAGGTACTTTTAGACCTGTAAAAGCAGAAGAAGTCGAAGAACATGAAATGCATTCAGAACATTATATGTTAAATAGTGAAACAGCACAGTTAATAAATGAAACAAAGGAAAATGGCGGAAGAGTAATTGCGGTAGGTACAACTTCTAACAGAACACTTGAAAGTATAGCAGATGATAATGGAAGAGTATGTGCGAAATCTGGATGGACAGACATTTTTATATATCCAGGATACAAGTTTAAAATTGTTGATGCATTAATAACTAATTTTCATTTGCCAGAATCTACACTAATAATGTTGGTTAGCGCTTTTGCAGATAAAGATTTAATTATGGGAGCATATGAAGTAGCGGTTAAAGAAAAATATAGATTCTTCAGTTTTGGAGATGCAATGTTTTTATATTAA
- a CDS encoding TIGR04086 family membrane protein: protein MENKKKYSYAGEGVFRASILTLIILVIYSIVTTVLPASMKVTSVFYIVITLVSVLYGSIFAAKKAGEKGWLMGIMVAATYMLILYLVKVFGGGSAAIGMREIVRTSLALGIGTLSGMLGINL from the coding sequence ATGGAAAATAAAAAAAAGTATTCTTACGCTGGAGAAGGAGTTTTTAGGGCTTCAATTTTAACCCTAATTATATTAGTTATTTATTCTATAGTAACAACTGTTTTGCCAGCTAGCATGAAGGTTACATCCGTTTTTTATATTGTAATAACACTCGTGAGTGTACTTTATGGATCTATATTCGCTGCGAAAAAAGCAGGGGAAAAAGGTTGGCTAATGGGTATTATGGTTGCTGCGACTTACATGTTAATTTTGTACTTAGTTAAAGTATTTGGTGGTGGAAGTGCTGCTATTGGGATGCGCGAAATAGTAAGAACGTCACTCGCTTTAGGTATAGGTACCTTATCAGGAATGCTTGGAATAAATTTATAA
- the scfA gene encoding six-cysteine ranthipeptide SCIFF: protein MKHIKTINAATIKESLKKPGCKECANSCQSACKTSCTVANLACEN from the coding sequence ATGAAACATATAAAAACTATAAATGCAGCAACAATCAAAGAAAGTTTAAAAAAACCAGGATGCAAGGAATGTGCTAATTCATGTCAGTCAGCATGTAAAACTTCTTGTACAGTAGCTAACTTAGCTTGTGAAAACTAA
- the yajC gene encoding preprotein translocase subunit YajC — MGQLGSVFTMVLMLAVFYLVIFIPENKRKKKYAALLNNLKVNDEVLTKGGVMGKIINIQDEYIILESGPDRTRIKLAKSGIGTVINLNTNEAVEKK; from the coding sequence ATGGGACAATTAGGAAGTGTGTTTACAATGGTATTAATGCTAGCAGTATTTTATCTAGTAATATTTATACCAGAAAACAAAAGAAAGAAAAAATATGCTGCACTTTTAAACAACTTAAAAGTAAATGATGAAGTACTTACTAAAGGTGGTGTGATGGGGAAAATCATCAACATCCAAGATGAGTATATTATACTTGAAAGTGGTCCAGACAGAACTAGAATTAAATTAGCAAAAAGTGGAATTGGAACTGTTATAAACTTAAATACTAATGAAGCAGTAGAGAAAAAATAG
- the tgt gene encoding tRNA guanosine(34) transglycosylase Tgt: MYKLLKKSGKVRRGEFTTPHGTIQTPVFMNVGTLAVIKGAVSTMDLKEINCQVELSNTYHLHLRPTDTVVRKMGGLHKFMNWDRPILTDSGGFQVFSLSKMRKIKEEGVYFNSHIDGKKIFMGPEESMQIQSNLASTIAMAFDECIPNPSTKEYVVDSVARTTRWLERCKIEMDRLNSLSDTINNKQMLFGINQGGTYEDIRIEHAKTISKMDLDGYAIGGLAVGESHEEMYRIIDAVVPHLPQDKPIYLMGVGYPSNILEAVSRGVDFFDCVLPARNGRHGNVFTKDGRINMFNAKFELDAGPIDEGCNCPTCKHYTRAYIRHLFKAKEMLAMRLCVLHNLYFYNKLMEDIRDAIDNDCFEEFKAEKLAQWNEGK; the protein is encoded by the coding sequence ATGTATAAATTACTTAAAAAAAGTGGTAAAGTAAGACGTGGTGAATTTACAACACCTCATGGCACTATTCAAACACCTGTATTTATGAATGTAGGTACACTAGCCGTAATTAAAGGTGCCGTATCCACTATGGATTTAAAAGAAATTAACTGCCAAGTAGAATTGTCTAACACTTATCATTTACACTTAAGACCAACAGATACGGTTGTGCGTAAAATGGGAGGACTTCATAAATTTATGAATTGGGATAGGCCTATACTTACAGATTCAGGTGGTTTCCAAGTGTTTTCTTTATCAAAAATGAGAAAGATTAAAGAAGAAGGCGTTTACTTTAATTCTCATATTGATGGAAAAAAAATATTCATGGGTCCAGAAGAGAGCATGCAAATACAAAGCAATTTAGCATCTACTATTGCTATGGCATTTGATGAATGTATACCCAATCCTTCTACCAAAGAATATGTTGTAGATTCAGTAGCAAGAACTACAAGGTGGCTCGAGCGGTGTAAGATTGAAATGGATAGATTAAATTCTTTAAGTGACACTATAAATAACAAACAAATGCTATTTGGTATAAATCAAGGTGGAACATATGAGGATATTAGAATAGAGCATGCTAAAACAATTAGTAAAATGGACCTTGATGGCTATGCTATTGGTGGCCTTGCGGTTGGAGAATCCCACGAAGAAATGTATAGAATTATTGATGCAGTTGTTCCGCATTTGCCACAGGATAAGCCGATATATCTTATGGGGGTTGGTTATCCAAGTAATATATTAGAGGCTGTATCAAGGGGAGTGGACTTCTTTGATTGCGTATTGCCAGCAAGAAACGGAAGACATGGGAATGTTTTTACGAAAGATGGTAGAATAAATATGTTTAATGCTAAATTTGAGCTAGATGCTGGTCCAATTGATGAGGGATGTAATTGTCCAACATGCAAACATTATACTAGAGCTTATATAAGGCATTTATTTAAAGCAAAGGAAATGCTCGCAATGAGACTTTGTGTACTTCATAATTTATATTTTTATAATAAACTTATGGAAGATATTAGAGATGCTATTGATAATGATTGCTTTGAAGAATTTAAGGCTGAAAAACTTGCTCAATGGAATGAAGGAAAATAA
- the ruvB gene encoding Holliday junction branch migration DNA helicase RuvB has translation MDDTEERIITSSITKEDVDAEYSLRPQKLGEYIGQSKIKEKLSIFIKAAQNRDEALDHVLLYGPPGLGKTTLANIIAKEMKGNLKVTSGPAIERAGDLAAILTSLSDYDVLFIDEIHRLNRSVEEILYPAMEDYALDIVIGKGASAKSIRLDLPRFTLIGATTRIGLLTAPLRDRFGVLSAMEYYSEGELKEIVIRSAAILKVDITSDAAVEIARRSRGTPRIANRLLKRVRDYCDVKGNGIIDLNIAKSASELLEIDDEGFDRIDNKMLEAIIDNFNGGPVGIETLSYFVGEEIGTLEDVYEPYLIQKGFIIRTPRGRVASKKAYQHLNRPQRA, from the coding sequence ATGGATGATACTGAGGAAAGAATTATTACTTCGTCTATCACGAAGGAAGATGTGGATGCTGAGTATTCTCTAAGACCCCAAAAGCTTGGAGAATATATTGGTCAATCCAAAATAAAAGAAAAATTAAGTATATTTATTAAAGCGGCTCAAAATAGAGATGAAGCTCTTGATCACGTGCTTTTATATGGACCGCCAGGCCTTGGTAAGACAACTCTTGCGAATATTATTGCGAAGGAAATGAAAGGCAATTTAAAAGTAACTTCTGGACCAGCAATAGAAAGAGCTGGGGATTTAGCAGCTATTTTAACTAGCCTTAGTGACTATGATGTGCTTTTTATTGATGAAATACATAGACTTAACAGATCTGTAGAAGAAATTTTATATCCTGCTATGGAAGATTATGCACTTGATATTGTTATAGGAAAAGGAGCATCTGCAAAATCCATAAGACTAGATCTTCCAAGATTCACACTTATTGGTGCAACAACTAGGATTGGGTTATTAACTGCCCCGCTTCGTGATAGATTTGGAGTGCTAAGTGCTATGGAATATTATTCCGAAGGCGAATTAAAAGAAATAGTAATACGTTCAGCAGCTATTTTGAAAGTGGATATTACGAGTGATGCTGCGGTGGAAATTGCAAGACGTTCAAGGGGGACTCCAAGAATTGCAAATCGTTTGCTTAAAAGGGTAAGGGATTATTGTGATGTTAAGGGAAATGGAATTATAGATTTGAATATAGCAAAATCTGCATCAGAGCTACTTGAAATAGACGACGAAGGTTTTGATAGGATAGATAACAAAATGCTTGAAGCTATTATAGATAATTTTAATGGTGGACCAGTTGGTATTGAAACATTATCATATTTTGTAGGAGAAGAGATAGGTACACTTGAAGATGTTTATGAACCATATTTAATTCAAAAGGGATTTATAATAAGAACACCAAGGGGACGAGTAGCTTCTAAAAAAGCGTATCAACATTTAAATAGACCACAAAGGGCATAG
- a CDS encoding thioredoxin family protein: MKPVIMFVTEWCPYCKKALGWMENIKKQNPEYADIEIKIIDEELEPDIAKQYTYYYVPTYYVDGIKVHEGVTSKNIVNNIFEKAFK, translated from the coding sequence ATGAAACCAGTAATTATGTTTGTAACTGAATGGTGTCCATACTGTAAAAAAGCACTTGGTTGGATGGAAAATATAAAAAAACAAAATCCAGAATATGCTGATATTGAAATTAAAATAATCGATGAAGAACTAGAGCCCGATATAGCAAAACAATATACATACTATTATGTACCTACTTATTATGTTGATGGCATAAAGGTTCATGAGGGAGTTACCTCTAAAAATATTGTTAATAATATATTTGAAAAAGCTTTTAAATAA
- a CDS encoding YbgA family protein — MKLSYKERINNVKPVVVVSRCLGFEACRYNGQMDGCNLVDKLNDYVEFITVCPEVQIGLDTPREAIRIVKEDELSPAKLVQHVTERELSTEMFEFGEEFLKGLPKVDGFLLKSKSPSCGIKEVKIYKSAQKGSSSVKGKGLFGELVINKFPSAAIEDDGRVKNYNIRQHFLTKLYIMKNFRVIEESMLIEDLVEFHSTNKLLLMSYNQKQLKILGRIIGSHGELSAKQVYEEYAINLNLALNKLPRYTSNINVLIKSMGYFSDKLTHREKEFILNTIEQYRESKVPFSVPLYVIKSNAIRFEEKNLINQTFFEPYPLQLDNVTDSGKGLDK, encoded by the coding sequence ATGAAGTTGTCTTATAAGGAAAGAATAAATAATGTGAAACCAGTAGTTGTTGTGAGTAGATGTTTAGGTTTTGAAGCATGCAGATATAATGGTCAGATGGACGGTTGCAATTTAGTAGATAAATTAAATGATTATGTTGAGTTTATAACAGTTTGCCCTGAGGTCCAAATAGGACTAGATACACCTAGGGAGGCTATAAGGATTGTTAAAGAAGATGAACTATCACCTGCTAAATTAGTGCAACATGTTACTGAGAGGGAATTAAGCACGGAGATGTTTGAATTTGGAGAGGAATTTCTAAAAGGTCTTCCCAAAGTCGATGGCTTTTTACTGAAAAGTAAATCCCCATCTTGCGGCATAAAGGAGGTTAAAATTTATAAAAGTGCACAAAAGGGTTCATCATCGGTTAAAGGAAAAGGATTATTTGGTGAACTTGTAATAAATAAATTCCCTAGTGCAGCCATCGAGGATGATGGAAGGGTTAAAAACTATAATATAAGGCAGCATTTTTTAACAAAATTATATATTATGAAGAATTTTAGAGTTATAGAAGAAAGTATGCTTATAGAAGATCTAGTTGAGTTTCATAGTACAAATAAGCTTCTACTTATGTCGTACAACCAAAAGCAACTGAAAATACTCGGGAGAATTATAGGTAGCCATGGGGAATTAAGCGCAAAGCAAGTTTATGAAGAATATGCAATAAACCTTAATCTTGCCCTTAATAAGTTACCAAGATATACATCTAATATAAATGTGCTTATAAAATCTATGGGCTATTTCTCAGATAAGTTAACGCATAGAGAAAAAGAATTTATTTTAAATACAATAGAACAATACAGAGAAAGTAAGGTACCCTTTAGTGTTCCACTTTATGTTATAAAATCAAATGCTATACGTTTTGAAGAGAAAAATCTTATTAATCAAACTTTCTTTGAACCTTATCCGCTTCAATTAGATAATGTTACTGATTCTGGAAAAGGTCTAGATAAATAA
- a CDS encoding putative RNA methyltransferase, protein MINYEGSDFVSIENMKSILKCPVCNLSLEKNEKQCVCLNNHSYDISSKGYINLLLANQKKTKDPGDSKEMMEGRKDFLNRGYYHTFSDRLNEIIISNISEKNINILDAGCGEGYFLARLKEAIYANESKCLLSKQFNFFGVDISKSAVTYAVKRDKEINFIVSSNFNLPIMPNTIDVIIRNFAPSDDLELKRVLKDNGKLIVVTPGIEHLYGLKEILYVNARKHAEKETTFEGFKLINRSEVKYNIHLEDRESVKNLIRMTPYYWTFDNAMREKAIETSKLSTALHFNISVYEKCH, encoded by the coding sequence ATGATTAATTATGAAGGTAGTGATTTTGTGTCAATAGAAAATATGAAGTCTATATTAAAATGTCCTGTTTGCAATTTAAGTCTTGAAAAAAATGAAAAACAATGCGTATGTTTAAATAATCATAGTTATGATATATCTAGCAAAGGATACATTAATCTTTTATTAGCTAATCAAAAGAAAACCAAAGATCCTGGAGACAGTAAGGAAATGATGGAAGGTCGTAAAGATTTCTTAAATAGAGGTTATTATCACACTTTTTCAGATAGACTTAATGAGATAATAATATCGAATATAAGTGAAAAAAATATAAACATACTTGATGCTGGGTGTGGAGAAGGATATTTTTTAGCAAGACTTAAGGAAGCTATATATGCAAATGAATCTAAATGTCTTTTAAGCAAACAATTTAATTTTTTTGGCGTAGATATATCGAAATCCGCAGTTACTTATGCAGTTAAGAGGGATAAAGAAATAAATTTTATAGTAAGCAGTAATTTTAATTTACCCATAATGCCAAATACCATAGATGTTATTATTAGAAATTTTGCACCTTCTGATGATCTAGAACTTAAAAGGGTTCTAAAAGATAATGGGAAACTGATAGTTGTAACACCTGGGATTGAGCATTTATATGGTTTAAAAGAGATATTATATGTAAATGCTAGAAAACACGCGGAAAAAGAAACTACTTTTGAGGGTTTTAAATTAATAAATAGATCAGAAGTTAAGTATAATATTCATTTAGAAGATAGGGAAAGTGTAAAAAATCTTATAAGAATGACACCCTACTATTGGACTTTTGACAATGCTATGAGAGAAAAAGCGATTGAGACTTCTAAACTTTCAACTGCACTCCATTTTAATATAAGTGTATATGAGAAATGTCATTAA